Proteins encoded by one window of Salarias fasciatus chromosome 1, fSalaFa1.1, whole genome shotgun sequence:
- the dut gene encoding deoxyuridine 5'-triphosphate nucleotidohydrolase, mitochondrial, giving the protein MTATLLRLQALQLRSRLCEAAPRFLGRHLHSHVVSNSKEATDVSAISPSKKAKREAQLAEEKPVLRFAKLSEHATTPTRGSAKAAGYDLYSAYDYTIGPMDKAIVKTDIQIAVPHGCYGRVAPRSGLAAKHFIDVGAGVVDEDYRGNVGVVLFNFNKDAFEVKKGDRIAQLVCEKICYPDLVEEKTLDETERGAGGFGSTGSN; this is encoded by the exons ATGACAGCCACGCTGTTGAGGCTGCAGGCGCTTCAGCTACGCTCGCGGCTTTGTGAGGCTGCTCCACGTTTCTTGGGACGACACCTCCACTCTCACGTGGTCTCTAATAGCAAAG AGGCAACAGACGTTTCTGCAATCTCTCCATCAAAGAAGGCCAAGAGGGAAGCACAGCTGGCAGAGGAAAAACCCGTCCTCAGGTTTGCTAAGCTGTCTGAACATGCTACTACACCTACCAGAGGCTCGGCTAAAGCTGCAGGATATGACCTCTACAG TGCATATGATTACACCATCGGTCCTATGGACAAGGCCATTGTGAAGACTGACATTCAGATTGCAGTTCCACATGGCTGCTATGGCAGAGTGG CTCCACGCTCTGGACTGGCAGCCAAACACTTCATTGATGTCGGTG CTGGAGTTGTCGACGAGGACTACAGAGGAAATGTGGGTGTTGTGCTCTTCAACTTCAACAAGGATGCATTCGAAG TGAAAAAGGGGGACAGAATTGCTCAGCTGGTGTGTGAGAAGATCTGCTACCCGGATCTGGTGGAGGAAAAG